In a single window of the Emys orbicularis isolate rEmyOrb1 chromosome 11, rEmyOrb1.hap1, whole genome shotgun sequence genome:
- the CDCA7 gene encoding cell division cycle-associated protein 7, whose translation MTSLYKNRLRPAAGSMDPFGMRQADLSGKKNFIAFRNMKLIPMETSSSDDSCDSFGSDNFANTKRKFRSDITEELAKIFCEDSDDDSFCGFSESEIQNVLKLESDSKENDLRAKEKLQYRRRERRSIPLKVAMKFPTRRSKRGKSEIASPPEIQPSALDSDSEEKGPKFLEKRALNIKENKAMLAKLMAELKNVPGIFTGGRSLTTTSPRPKRAPRSSFPQNALRRNPDRISRPHTRSRSLIDGPPTPLQEEEDDDRYSLVRRRKLSDEYSEQEIRTPRRSRPGAMALPHIVRPVEEITEEELDNICETARDKVYNQVMGSTCHQCRQKTIDTKTNCRNPDCVGVRGQFCGPCLRNRYGEDVRTALLDPNWRCPPCRGICNCSFCRQRDGRCATGVLVYLAKYHGFNNVHAYLNSLKRELEMED comes from the exons ATGACTAGCCTTTACAAGAACCGCTTGCGCCCTGCAGCTGGTAGCATGGATCCCTTCGGCATGCGA CAAGCAGACCTTTCAGGAAAGAAGAACTTCATAGCATTCCGAAATATGAAATTGATCCCCATGGAAACGTCATCATCTGATGACAGTTGTGACAGTTTTGGTTCTGATAATTTTGCAAACACC AAACGAAAGTTTAGGTCAGATATCACAGAAGAACTGGCTAAAATTTTTTGTGAGGACTCGGATGATGATTCGTTCTGTGGTTTTTCAGAAAGTGAGATTCAAAATGTATTG AAATTGGAGTCAGACTCTAAGGAAAATGATTTACGTGCTAAGGAGAAGTTGCAATATAGGAGACGTGAGAGACGCTCGATTCCTCTGAAAGTGGCTATGAAGTTTCCAACTCGAAGGTCTAAAAGGGGAAAGAGCGAAATAGCATCACCCCCTGAAATACAACCATCTGCTCTGGATTCTGACTCTGAAGAAAAGGGCCCCAAATTCTTAGAGAAAAGAGCTTTAAATataaaggaaaacaaagcaaTG CTTGCAAAACTAATGGCTGAATTAAAAAATGTCCCTGGTATTTTCACTGGCGGAAGATCATTGACAACTACCAGCCCA CGACCAAAACGGGCTCCAAGAAGCTCGTTTCCCCAAAATGCTTTAAGGAGGAACCCAGACCGAATTTCTCGGCCTCACACAAGATCCAGGTCCCTGATTGATGGGCCACCTACTCCTTTACAAGAGGAGGAAGATGATGACAGGTACAGCTTAGTGAGGAGAAGAAAGCTATCTGATGAGTACTCAGAG CAAGAGATTCGAACTCCCAGGAGAAGTCGCCCTGGTGCTATGGCTCTTCCTCACATAGTGCGTCCAGTGGAAGAAATAACAGAGGAAGAGTTGGATAATATTTGTGAAACTGCCCGAGATAAAGTATATAACCAGGTGATG GGATCCACTTGTCATCAGTGTCGCCAAAAAACTATAGACACAAAAACAAACTGTCGTAACCCAGACTGTGTAGGTGTGCGAGGTCAGTTCTGTGGACCTTGTCTTCGCAATCGATATGGGGAAGACGTCAGGACTGCATTGCTGGATCCA AACTGGCGCTGCCCACCTTGTCGTGGAATCTGCAATTGTAGCTTCTGCAGACAGCGGGATGGCCGGTGTGCTACTGGTGTGTTGGTTTATTTGGCCAAGTATCATGGCTTTAACAATGTTCATGCTTACTTAAACAg TCTGAAACGTGAACTTGAAATGGAAGATTGA